The following coding sequences lie in one Synechococcus sp. PCC 7336 genomic window:
- the sodN gene encoding superoxide dismutase, Ni, with product MSIVSKSWKAIVNLLEDVSTLPVTSAHCDIPCGVYEPDTMFWAAETVLKMHEKLSALEPPAAGDAAGKVAYDQTVSRMTAVKEEYAQKCKKELLILWTDYFKPEHFAKYSDLTDKILKATKQCSTVKRGIDVAAAESLKAMVTDIGNIFRATKAA from the coding sequence GTGAGTATTGTTTCCAAGAGCTGGAAGGCGATTGTAAACCTGCTTGAAGATGTGTCCACCTTACCGGTGACCAGCGCCCACTGCGACATTCCCTGTGGCGTGTACGAGCCCGACACGATGTTCTGGGCAGCTGAAACGGTGCTGAAAATGCACGAGAAGCTATCAGCGCTGGAACCGCCTGCGGCTGGCGACGCGGCTGGCAAGGTGGCTTACGACCAAACCGTCAGCCGCATGACCGCCGTGAAGGAAGAGTACGCCCAAAAGTGCAAAAAGGAGTTGCTCATCCTGTGGACGGATTACTTCAAGCCCGAGCATTTTGCGAAGTATTCCGATCTGACCGACAAGATTCTCAAGGCCACCAAGCAGTGCTCGACCGTCAAGCGCGGCATTGATGTGGCGGCGGCTGAATCGTTGAAGGCAATGGTGACTGACATTGGCAATATCTTCCGCGCTACAAAGGCTGCTTGA
- a CDS encoding S26 family signal peptidase, which produces MAISSALQRLLESNWPIARYVVKGGSMLPLLAEGDRLLLLKTRRVRLGDVIVFRGDRRHYLKRVSALPGQMGMCWGTAIPLDAGEYCVLGDNLAESTDSRQFGPISADRIVGRAILKYFPTIAWIESRSQMSDGNSF; this is translated from the coding sequence TTGGCAATATCTTCCGCGCTACAAAGGCTGCTTGAGTCTAACTGGCCGATCGCGAGATATGTCGTCAAGGGGGGCAGCATGCTGCCCCTTTTGGCTGAGGGCGATCGCCTTCTCCTGCTCAAAACTCGCAGGGTTCGCCTGGGGGATGTCATCGTGTTTCGAGGCGATCGCCGCCATTATCTCAAGCGCGTGTCTGCGCTCCCCGGGCAAATGGGAATGTGCTGGGGGACCGCCATTCCCCTCGATGCTGGCGAGTATTGCGTGCTGGGGGACAATCTTGCAGAGAGTACCGACAGTCGTCAGTTTGGCCCAATCTCGGCCGATCGCATTGTGGGGCGGGCAATTTTGAAGTATTTCCCGACCATCGCCTGGATTGAATCGCGATCGCAGATGTCAGACGGGAACTCGTTTTAG
- a CDS encoding histone deacetylase yields the protein MLPVYYTDTFLEHLTGPDHYERPARLTTIVQALKTAPFCDLLEWREPPAGSLADIARVHPPAYIETVKTLAESGGGMLDPDTPVSPKSYAAALLAVGAWIEGTRAAIATNQPAFVLCRPPGHHAEPSQGMGFCLFANAAIAALNALDRDDIHRVAVFDWDVHHGNGTQAIFWDNPNTAYASIHQSPLYPGTGKAEETGAHNNICNVPMPAGSTWADYKVAVETRIVPFIKSFNPDVLLVSAGFDCGEGDPLAEIKLPPSAFGAMAALCLDVTPRCMFGLEGGYLLENLERGWLSVTEACLKRVPV from the coding sequence ATGTTGCCCGTCTACTACACTGACACCTTCCTCGAACATCTCACCGGTCCCGATCACTACGAGCGCCCCGCCCGCCTCACCACGATCGTCCAAGCCTTGAAAACTGCCCCTTTCTGCGATCTACTCGAATGGCGGGAACCTCCGGCAGGCAGCCTCGCAGATATTGCCCGCGTCCACCCGCCCGCATACATCGAGACCGTCAAAACCCTAGCCGAATCCGGCGGCGGCATGCTCGACCCCGATACCCCCGTCTCTCCCAAGAGCTACGCAGCCGCTCTTCTGGCCGTCGGTGCCTGGATCGAAGGCACGCGCGCTGCCATCGCCACCAACCAACCGGCGTTTGTCCTCTGTCGTCCCCCCGGTCACCACGCCGAACCCAGCCAAGGAATGGGATTTTGTCTGTTTGCCAACGCGGCGATCGCCGCCCTGAATGCCCTGGACAGAGACGATATTCACCGAGTCGCCGTCTTTGACTGGGACGTTCACCACGGCAACGGCACCCAAGCAATTTTCTGGGACAATCCCAACACCGCCTACGCCTCCATCCACCAATCCCCCCTCTACCCCGGCACGGGCAAAGCCGAGGAAACCGGTGCCCACAACAATATCTGCAACGTTCCCATGCCTGCTGGGTCCACCTGGGCTGATTACAAGGTCGCTGTCGAAACTCGGATTGTGCCCTTCATCAAGAGCTTCAATCCCGACGTCTTATTGGTTAGTGCCGGATTTGACTGCGGTGAAGGAGATCCCCTCGCGGAAATCAAACTCCCCCCCTCTGCTTTTGGCGCAATGGCTGCCCTGTGTTTGGACGTTACCCCTCGCTGCATGTTCGGTTTAGAAGGCGGCTATTTACTGGAGAATCTCGAACGGGGATGGCTTAGCGTGACCGAAGCCTGCCTAAAACGAGTTCCCGTCTGA
- a CDS encoding gluconokinase — protein sequence MTVVLIMGVSGSGKTTVGQLLARELGWTFYDADDFHLPENLAKMSRGIALDDRDRAPWLDSLRQLIQTQLQQHRSIVLACSALKASYRDRLLQNCPNVHLVYLQGSYDTIKARLKQRQGHYAKADLLDSQFAALEVPDNAIAVPIDRPPDAIVREVADELKRRSG from the coding sequence GTGACGGTTGTGTTGATAATGGGCGTTTCGGGGTCGGGAAAAACGACGGTCGGTCAACTGCTTGCCCGAGAACTCGGCTGGACATTCTACGATGCTGACGATTTTCATTTGCCCGAGAATCTTGCCAAAATGTCGCGGGGCATCGCCCTCGACGATCGCGATCGCGCCCCTTGGCTCGACAGTTTGCGCCAACTCATCCAAACTCAACTCCAGCAGCACCGTTCCATCGTCCTAGCTTGCTCGGCACTCAAAGCAAGCTATCGCGATCGCCTCCTCCAAAATTGTCCGAACGTCCATCTGGTTTATCTGCAGGGTTCTTACGACACAATTAAAGCCCGCCTCAAACAGCGTCAGGGCCATTATGCGAAAGCAGATCTGCTCGACAGTCAATTTGCAGCTCTAGAAGTCCCGGATAATGCGATCGCAGTTCCGATCGATCGTCCCCCTGACGCCATTGTCCGGGAGGTCGCTGACGAACTGAAACGGCGATCGGGTTAA
- the fabG gene encoding 3-oxoacyl-[acyl-carrier-protein] reductase produces MASLSGRVALVTGASRGIGKAIALALAAEGASVAVNYASSADAAEAVVQEIADKGGEAIAVGANVGDADAVTKMFATVMEKWGRIDVLVNNAGITRDTLILRMKPQDWQEVIDLNLSGVFWCLKAATKIMMKQRQGRIVNITSVVGISGNPGQANYSAAKAGVIGLTKTAARELAARNITVNAVAPGFIATTMTADLDAEPILANIPLGRMGNPEDVAGAVRFLAADPAAAYITGQVLNVDGGMVMA; encoded by the coding sequence ATGGCATCTCTATCCGGTCGAGTGGCGTTAGTGACGGGGGCTTCGCGCGGAATTGGCAAAGCGATCGCGCTGGCGCTAGCGGCGGAGGGTGCCTCGGTGGCGGTGAATTATGCCAGTTCCGCCGATGCGGCGGAAGCAGTGGTGCAAGAGATTGCAGATAAGGGGGGAGAGGCGATCGCCGTGGGGGCAAATGTGGGGGATGCCGACGCGGTAACCAAGATGTTTGCCACTGTAATGGAAAAGTGGGGCCGTATTGATGTCCTGGTCAACAATGCTGGCATTACCCGCGACACGCTCATTTTGCGGATGAAGCCCCAAGACTGGCAAGAGGTGATCGATCTGAACCTGTCGGGGGTGTTCTGGTGCCTCAAGGCGGCCACCAAAATCATGATGAAGCAGCGTCAGGGGCGGATCGTAAACATCACCTCTGTGGTGGGGATTTCGGGCAATCCCGGACAGGCAAACTACAGTGCGGCAAAAGCGGGGGTGATTGGCTTGACCAAGACCGCCGCGCGCGAGCTGGCCGCTCGCAACATCACCGTCAATGCTGTGGCTCCCGGATTTATCGCCACAACCATGACCGCCGATCTGGATGCCGAGCCCATTCTGGCCAACATTCCCCTCGGGCGCATGGGCAACCCGGAGGATGTGGCTGGGGCCGTGCGCTTTTTAGCTGCCGATCCGGCAGCAGCTTACATTACCGGTCAGGTGTTGAATGTGGATGGCGGTATGGTGATGGCTTGA
- a CDS encoding NAD(P)/FAD-dependent oxidoreductase translates to MKRIFILGGGFGGLYTALELADKEWPDPPEIVVVDRDRQFLFTPLLYELVTGEMEAWEIAPSFDSLLSSTSVQFRQGEVEQIEISTRRVTLQDGSHLNYDYLVLALGGDTLFAGVPGAREYALPFRELADAEALKADLEKWQRRTDRFAVAIAGAGASGVELACKLVDCLGDRVEVRLIDRSDDILKGFQPDSRQAARKALQQRGVVVQLDTSVLQVGEDFILTQTGDAIETLPVARVLWTAGVTVNPAVEKLSLAKSDRDRVSISPTLQTLEHPEIFALGDLAEGRDAVGQTIPATAQSAFQQASYCAWNLWALATAGEGKAARPLLPFRYLPLGEMLSLGTDSASLSGLGLAFDGPLAYLARRTIYLMRLPTLNHQLEVGWNWVTKPLFAEVQRWMQGDRP, encoded by the coding sequence ATGAAACGAATTTTCATTCTGGGGGGCGGATTTGGCGGCCTCTACACCGCCTTGGAATTGGCCGATAAGGAATGGCCGGACCCTCCAGAGATTGTAGTAGTGGATCGCGATCGCCAGTTTTTATTTACCCCTCTGCTGTACGAGTTAGTTACGGGGGAGATGGAAGCGTGGGAAATTGCGCCCAGCTTTGACTCCCTGCTGAGTTCCACCTCCGTCCAGTTTAGACAGGGGGAGGTGGAGCAAATCGAGATTTCGACTCGCCGCGTTACCCTGCAAGATGGCTCGCACTTGAACTACGACTATCTCGTCTTGGCCTTGGGGGGCGACACCTTGTTTGCAGGGGTGCCTGGAGCCCGAGAGTATGCCTTGCCCTTTCGCGAATTGGCCGATGCAGAGGCGCTAAAGGCCGATCTGGAAAAGTGGCAGCGCAGAACCGACCGGTTTGCGGTGGCGATCGCCGGGGCGGGGGCAAGTGGTGTCGAGTTGGCCTGTAAGTTGGTCGATTGTTTGGGCGATCGGGTGGAGGTTCGGCTGATCGATCGCAGCGATGACATTTTGAAGGGGTTTCAACCAGATAGCCGCCAAGCTGCCCGCAAAGCACTGCAGCAACGGGGGGTAGTCGTGCAGCTCGACACCTCAGTGTTGCAGGTGGGGGAAGACTTTATTTTGACTCAAACCGGAGATGCGATTGAAACGCTGCCCGTGGCGCGGGTGTTGTGGACGGCTGGGGTGACAGTCAATCCGGCAGTGGAAAAGCTGTCGCTGGCGAAAAGCGATCGCGATCGTGTCTCGATCTCGCCGACATTGCAAACCTTGGAGCATCCCGAAATTTTTGCCTTAGGAGATCTCGCAGAGGGCCGAGATGCAGTAGGGCAAACTATTCCTGCCACTGCCCAGTCTGCCTTTCAACAGGCTAGCTACTGCGCCTGGAATCTATGGGCTCTCGCCACTGCCGGAGAGGGAAAAGCTGCTCGACCCCTGCTGCCCTTTCGCTATTTGCCCCTAGGGGAAATGCTTAGCCTCGGCACTGATTCGGCCTCCCTCAGCGGGTTGGGGCTGGCCTTCGACGGTCCGCTGGCATATCTGGCCCGACGCACCATCTACCTGATGCGCCTGCCAACGCTGAACCATCAGCTCGAGGTGGGTTGGAACTGGGTGACCAAGCCCTTGTTTGCCGAAGTCCAACGGTGGATGCAGGGCGATCGCCCCTAA
- a CDS encoding cyclic nucleotide-binding domain-containing protein: MYGKVSERVAHRVRWILVVLWLLLIVSLLYDPISAWFTLPEQTFSLFRVNPDHCIAVQGKCLNLSSYQLGAPIFWGAIVPIAIFILLVFGHELWRRICPLSFLSQLPRALNSQRRIKRTDKKGNVRYELAKVDKNSWLARNYLYLQLGLFFIGLSCRILFVNADRTALSIWLLTTIVAAVGVGWYYGGKSWCNYFCPMSPVQRIYSEPGGLFTSPAHTSPTNITQSMCRTITPEGKEESACVACQTPCIDIDSERSYWENITKPDRKVLYYGYLGLMVGYFGYYYLYAGNWEYYMSGVWAADPAQLSQLLNPGFYLFGTPIPIPKLVAVPLTIGGSAILFIALGRWFEGFYQSIRERLRPVDAETRQHEIFSLVTFFCFNFFFIFGGRQIINAMPPAALYLYEGGIVILSTAWLIKTWLRNPNTYSREKLANRFRKQLVKLKLDVKQFLDGRTLEDLSSSEVYVLAKVLPGFTQEKRIFAYQGVLRDMIAEGHLDSPRSQAMLAQMRRELDISDRDHSEALATIGVSEDSLQATAAPAASRQEDVMRAIGFRQAFARLQRSQRPRSTNKTGNEHEAYALTATDRKRLSESHSTDSSLATTQILLEQLEVLAQRYRILNQPLLQEQFGAVTLLKGSLEVKERRIVAAILDSLADAAELTDSIESIVQSLADLTPVLLQSILAKRRPMLQRKLDPDVLERVETLAAAAPVNDLHPLTSMEPGAIAESLAKFAYDLDPLTQAVSLYLLSDIDLILTQAVSHRLEKRGEKLNRLVAEMIETILEQEAMNACPLNACPMTFRTVEKLICLSNSDFFGGMKSETAIELSYQASVLTHSAGEDIVGEGEASRELILLMEGDAQVTTHSPDGQTTTRRLVPGETIDELEILADPNRPGKIEAIANNTRILAVPVATFDELMDCDTEFSKRVLEMESRRLQQLLHTSLTVQGLPNSVQ; this comes from the coding sequence ATGTACGGAAAAGTTTCTGAGAGGGTGGCCCATCGAGTCCGATGGATATTGGTGGTCCTCTGGCTGCTGTTGATTGTCTCTCTCTTGTACGATCCTATCTCCGCTTGGTTTACTCTACCCGAGCAAACGTTCAGTCTGTTCCGGGTCAATCCAGACCATTGCATTGCAGTTCAAGGGAAATGTCTCAACCTGTCTTCCTACCAACTGGGCGCACCCATCTTTTGGGGAGCCATTGTGCCCATCGCCATCTTTATCCTCTTGGTGTTCGGCCACGAGCTCTGGCGGCGCATTTGTCCGCTATCCTTCCTGTCGCAACTGCCCCGCGCCTTGAATTCGCAACGGCGCATTAAGCGCACCGACAAGAAGGGCAATGTCCGTTACGAGTTGGCCAAGGTCGATAAGAACTCCTGGCTGGCCCGCAACTATCTCTACCTGCAGTTGGGCTTGTTTTTCATCGGGTTGAGCTGCCGCATTTTGTTTGTCAACGCCGATCGCACCGCCCTCAGCATTTGGCTGTTGACCACCATCGTTGCTGCCGTTGGCGTGGGCTGGTACTACGGCGGGAAGTCTTGGTGTAACTACTTCTGCCCCATGTCGCCCGTACAAAGAATCTATAGCGAACCGGGGGGACTGTTCACCTCTCCAGCCCACACGTCTCCCACCAACATCACCCAGTCGATGTGCCGCACGATTACCCCTGAAGGGAAAGAAGAGAGCGCTTGTGTGGCCTGCCAAACCCCCTGTATCGATATCGATTCCGAGCGTTCCTACTGGGAGAACATCACCAAGCCCGATCGCAAGGTGCTCTACTACGGCTATCTGGGTCTGATGGTGGGCTACTTCGGCTACTACTATCTCTATGCTGGGAACTGGGAATATTACATGTCGGGGGTCTGGGCTGCCGATCCCGCGCAGTTGTCCCAGTTGCTCAATCCTGGCTTTTATTTATTTGGTACCCCCATTCCCATCCCTAAGTTGGTGGCTGTGCCCCTCACCATTGGCGGCAGTGCGATTCTCTTTATTGCCCTCGGTCGCTGGTTCGAGGGGTTCTATCAGAGCATCCGCGAGCGCCTTCGTCCGGTGGATGCCGAAACCCGCCAGCACGAGATTTTCAGCCTCGTCACCTTTTTCTGCTTCAACTTTTTCTTTATCTTTGGCGGTCGCCAGATTATTAACGCCATGCCGCCAGCAGCGCTATACCTGTACGAAGGAGGCATTGTTATCCTGAGTACTGCCTGGTTAATCAAAACCTGGCTGCGCAACCCCAACACCTACTCCCGCGAGAAGTTGGCCAACCGCTTCCGCAAACAACTGGTCAAGCTCAAGCTGGATGTAAAGCAATTTTTGGACGGACGCACACTCGAAGATCTCAGTTCCAGTGAGGTCTACGTTCTGGCCAAAGTCTTGCCCGGTTTTACCCAGGAAAAGCGAATCTTTGCCTATCAGGGGGTGCTGCGGGACATGATTGCGGAAGGACATCTCGACTCCCCCCGCAGCCAAGCGATGTTGGCCCAAATGCGGCGCGAACTGGATATTAGCGATCGCGACCACAGTGAGGCTTTAGCAACGATCGGAGTGAGCGAGGATAGTCTCCAAGCCACTGCAGCTCCAGCAGCCTCTCGCCAAGAGGATGTCATGCGGGCGATCGGCTTCCGTCAAGCATTTGCTCGGTTACAGCGAAGCCAGCGGCCTCGGTCCACCAATAAGACGGGTAACGAGCACGAGGCTTATGCCCTCACCGCCACCGATCGCAAGCGCCTATCCGAAAGCCACAGCACCGATAGCAGTTTGGCAACCACTCAGATTTTGCTAGAGCAACTGGAAGTCTTGGCCCAACGCTACCGCATATTAAATCAACCGTTGCTGCAGGAGCAGTTTGGTGCCGTCACCCTACTGAAAGGGTCTTTGGAGGTCAAAGAGCGCCGCATTGTGGCCGCAATCCTGGACAGTCTGGCCGACGCTGCGGAGCTGACAGACTCAATTGAGTCGATCGTGCAATCGCTGGCTGACTTGACCCCTGTCCTCTTGCAGAGCATATTGGCTAAACGCCGCCCCATGCTGCAGCGAAAACTCGACCCAGACGTGTTGGAGCGGGTGGAAACTCTTGCAGCAGCGGCCCCTGTTAACGATCTCCATCCTTTAACCAGCATGGAACCTGGGGCGATCGCCGAGAGTCTGGCCAAATTTGCCTACGATCTCGATCCCCTGACTCAAGCTGTAAGCCTTTATCTCTTGTCAGATATCGATCTGATCCTCACTCAGGCAGTTTCCCACCGTCTCGAGAAGCGGGGTGAGAAACTCAACCGCCTGGTTGCCGAAATGATCGAGACTATTCTAGAGCAGGAGGCAATGAACGCTTGTCCGCTGAACGCTTGCCCCATGACTTTCCGCACCGTGGAAAAGCTGATCTGCTTGAGCAACAGCGATTTCTTCGGTGGCATGAAGAGCGAAACAGCGATCGAGTTGAGCTATCAGGCTAGCGTCCTGACTCACTCCGCCGGAGAAGACATTGTTGGGGAAGGGGAAGCCAGCCGCGAGTTGATCCTGCTGATGGAGGGAGATGCTCAGGTCACCACCCACAGTCCGGATGGCCAAACCACCACTCGCCGTCTCGTTCCGGGCGAAACGATTGACGAGCTCGAGATTTTGGCCGATCCCAATCGACCGGGCAAGATCGAGGCGATCGCTAATAACACGCGTATTCTGGCAGTACCGGTTGCCACCTTTGATGAATTGATGGATTGCGATACCGAGTTCTCCAAGCGCGTGCTGGAAATGGAGAGTCGTCGCCTGCAGCAGTTGCTGCATACCAGCCTAACGGTTCAAGGGCTACCGAACTCAGTCCAGTAA
- a CDS encoding TraB/GumN family protein: MKIIQRLEKATLLSIAAIAIQSGTPQPASSQSERAFLWEIETPTNTVYLLGSIHYLRPTDYPLSPAVQAAFEDAENLVFEVHPAELTDPTVAGAFLRGAVPDRGDETLQIALSPETYALASEAALEVGLPIEPFNQFEPWFLAVTLSARKLAQLGFTPESGVELYLYDEALFAGKGISGLETVEEQLGFLDDLSASAQQDFVTQTVLTLDLWEASLDTLVDLWKAGDVEQFESFTLASFGDSSEFQDKLLTQRNLNWLPQIEALLDRPEDYLVVVGSAHLVTDNGLVRLLEQKGYSVRQR; encoded by the coding sequence ATGAAAATCATCCAGCGGTTGGAGAAAGCAACGCTCCTGTCGATCGCGGCGATCGCCATCCAGAGCGGCACCCCCCAACCAGCCAGCAGCCAATCCGAAAGAGCCTTTTTATGGGAAATTGAAACGCCGACAAACACGGTCTATTTGTTAGGTTCGATTCATTATTTGAGGCCGACAGATTACCCCCTATCCCCGGCGGTGCAAGCGGCTTTTGAAGATGCAGAAAACTTAGTATTTGAGGTTCATCCCGCCGAATTGACCGATCCGACAGTTGCAGGAGCATTCCTGCGAGGAGCTGTTCCCGATCGCGGTGACGAGACCCTTCAAATTGCCCTGAGTCCGGAAACGTACGCTCTAGCCAGTGAAGCTGCGTTAGAGGTGGGATTGCCCATCGAACCCTTCAATCAATTCGAGCCGTGGTTTTTAGCCGTTACACTATCGGCCAGAAAACTGGCTCAGCTCGGTTTTACTCCAGAGAGCGGAGTGGAGCTCTATTTATACGATGAAGCTCTCTTCGCGGGCAAAGGCATATCGGGTCTAGAGACTGTGGAAGAACAACTGGGCTTTCTTGACGATCTCTCCGCGTCAGCTCAACAGGATTTCGTCACCCAAACCGTTCTAACGTTAGATCTCTGGGAGGCTTCGCTCGATACTCTTGTGGATCTTTGGAAAGCGGGAGATGTGGAGCAGTTCGAATCATTCACGCTGGCTAGTTTTGGTGATTCATCCGAATTTCAAGACAAGTTGCTCACTCAACGCAATCTCAATTGGCTGCCGCAGATTGAAGCTCTGCTCGATCGCCCCGAAGATTATCTTGTGGTAGTGGGTTCAGCTCATCTGGTGACCGACAATGGACTCGTGCGCCTGCTAGAGCAAAAAGGTTATAGCGTTCGGCAGCGATAA
- a CDS encoding DUF72 domain-containing protein: MHVGRFYLGCAVWAYRGWVRGFYPEGSRSSDFLSLYGDRLTAVEGNTTFYSVPDVETVRRWAAATPSGFRFCPKLPRTITHQGQLEPLAREGLAFLERMQGLGDRLGPMFAQLPPSYSPVQLEDLEAFLAVWPCRTAPLAIEVRHPDWFEPTHTGKLDRLLAQAGVGRVLLDTRPIYSGSDDPQVNSQRRKPNLPLQPRVTASFAIVRLISHPDRDRNTNYLDEWAQRVSVWLQQGIDVFFFVHCPQEQFSPGTAKQFQQRLENESAPVPPLPWDGVAGKTSGQLSLF, from the coding sequence ATGCATGTGGGTCGATTTTATTTGGGCTGTGCGGTGTGGGCCTATCGCGGCTGGGTGAGGGGATTTTATCCCGAGGGCAGCCGTTCGAGCGACTTCTTGAGTCTTTATGGCGATCGCCTCACAGCGGTGGAAGGCAATACAACATTTTACTCAGTCCCCGACGTAGAAACAGTCCGCCGCTGGGCGGCAGCCACCCCCTCGGGATTTCGCTTTTGCCCGAAACTGCCCCGCACGATAACTCACCAAGGGCAGCTGGAACCACTTGCACGCGAGGGTTTGGCGTTTCTAGAACGAATGCAAGGGTTGGGCGATCGCCTCGGACCCATGTTTGCGCAACTGCCCCCCAGCTACAGCCCCGTCCAACTGGAGGATCTAGAGGCATTTTTGGCCGTCTGGCCCTGCCGCACAGCTCCGTTGGCGATCGAAGTGCGCCATCCTGACTGGTTTGAGCCCACACACACCGGCAAGCTCGATCGCCTGTTAGCGCAAGCAGGCGTGGGTCGCGTGCTGCTCGATACCCGTCCCATTTACAGTGGCTCTGACGATCCGCAGGTCAATTCCCAGCGGCGCAAACCCAATCTGCCGCTGCAACCCAGAGTGACCGCGTCGTTTGCGATCGTGCGGTTGATTAGCCATCCCGATCGCGATCGCAATACCAATTATCTCGATGAATGGGCACAGCGAGTCTCTGTTTGGTTGCAACAAGGGATTGACGTCTTTTTCTTTGTCCACTGCCCCCAAGAGCAGTTTTCTCCAGGCACGGCAAAGCAATTTCAACAGCGCCTCGAAAACGAAAGCGCGCCGGTCCCCCCTCTACCCTGGGATGGAGTAGCTGGGAAAACCTCTGGCCAGTTGAGTTTGTTTTAG
- a CDS encoding Uma2 family endonuclease, with the protein MIATPKQADRVLLYNMSWQQWEDLLEGLGETRSARVAYDRGTVEIMSPLPEHEYYKEALGLAVLDIAEELDMNYASFGSTTWRREAKQAGLEPDNSYYFQHEPDIRGRVDLRLDRDPPPDLALEIDLTHKSLNRFEIYARLGVPELWCYEADSLTVYQLQESGYLESQHSSVFPGLEIQALPRLMEEHRSRGQRAIRKAVRAWVRSQR; encoded by the coding sequence ATGATAGCCACCCCCAAACAGGCCGATCGCGTCTTGCTCTACAACATGAGCTGGCAACAATGGGAAGATCTCTTGGAAGGCTTAGGCGAAACCCGTTCCGCCCGAGTTGCCTACGATCGCGGCACTGTAGAAATTATGAGCCCCCTGCCCGAACATGAATATTACAAAGAAGCGCTTGGCCTTGCGGTACTAGACATCGCCGAGGAGCTAGACATGAACTATGCCAGCTTTGGCTCCACCACCTGGCGCAGGGAAGCTAAACAAGCAGGGCTCGAACCCGACAATTCCTATTACTTTCAACACGAACCCGACATTCGGGGTCGAGTCGATCTTCGTCTAGATCGCGATCCCCCACCCGATCTTGCTCTTGAAATCGATCTCACCCATAAATCTCTCAACCGCTTCGAGATCTATGCCCGCCTAGGCGTGCCTGAACTGTGGTGCTACGAGGCGGACAGCTTAACGGTTTATCAGTTGCAAGAGTCAGGTTATTTGGAAAGCCAGCACAGTTCAGTGTTTCCGGGGCTGGAAATTCAAGCACTCCCTCGCCTGATGGAAGAACATCGTTCCCGAGGACAACGGGCGATTCGCAAAGCGGTGCGAGCATGGGTGCGATCGCAACGGTAA
- a CDS encoding NAD(P)/FAD-dependent oxidoreductase: MDTYEFDVVIIGGGPAGCTCALYTSRANLKTVILDKNPAVGALAITHKIANYPGVPGEMSGDELLQIMRDQAVSFGTSYQRAQVFGIDVNEPLKKVYTPEGTFVGRSLVLATGSMGRTASNEGEAEYLGRGVSYCATCDGAFYRDREVAVVGLNPEAVEEAMVLTKFASTVHWVTLKDPQSEGEHATELLELPNIKHWNRTRLMSIQGDDMGVTGVKLKRKGREEQEELAIDGVFVYQHGSKPITDFVDDRVEFNPDGGVKVNDMMATTVEGVWAIGDIRNTPFKQAVVAAGDGCIAAMSIDRYLNSRKAIKPDWDHS; encoded by the coding sequence GTGGATACATATGAGTTTGATGTTGTCATTATTGGTGGCGGCCCTGCCGGGTGTACCTGCGCGCTTTACACCTCCCGTGCCAATCTCAAAACCGTCATCCTCGATAAAAATCCTGCCGTGGGCGCACTAGCCATCACCCATAAAATTGCCAACTATCCCGGCGTCCCCGGAGAAATGAGCGGCGACGAGCTCCTCCAGATCATGCGGGATCAAGCCGTTTCTTTCGGGACTTCCTACCAGCGAGCACAAGTCTTCGGCATTGATGTCAACGAACCGCTCAAAAAGGTCTACACCCCCGAAGGCACCTTTGTGGGGCGATCGCTGGTCTTAGCCACCGGATCTATGGGCCGCACCGCCTCAAATGAAGGGGAAGCAGAATATTTGGGACGCGGTGTCAGCTATTGCGCCACCTGCGATGGGGCGTTTTATCGCGATCGCGAAGTGGCCGTGGTCGGCCTCAACCCAGAAGCCGTCGAGGAAGCGATGGTGCTGACTAAATTTGCTTCCACCGTCCATTGGGTGACGCTCAAAGATCCCCAGTCTGAAGGGGAACATGCCACAGAGTTATTGGAACTTCCCAACATCAAACATTGGAACCGCACCCGGCTGATGTCCATTCAGGGTGACGATATGGGGGTCACTGGAGTCAAGCTCAAGCGCAAAGGTCGAGAAGAGCAAGAAGAGTTAGCGATTGACGGGGTCTTTGTCTACCAACATGGCTCCAAGCCCATTACCGATTTTGTCGACGATCGAGTGGAATTTAACCCCGATGGCGGCGTCAAGGTGAATGACATGATGGCGACAACAGTCGAAGGGGTGTGGGCGATCGGCGATATTCGCAATACCCCCTTCAAGCAGGCGGTGGTGGCAGCGGGGGATGGCTGTATTGCAGCCATGTCTATCGATCGCTATCTCAACAGTCGCAAGGCCATCAAGCCCGACTGGGATCACTCGTAG